In Aspergillus fumigatus Af293 chromosome 6, whole genome shotgun sequence, the genomic window TACTCCCATAGTCCCATTTCTCCGTGCTACTGACTGCAAGCTGACTCGACCGTCGCCAGGTCTCACCTCCCTCGCCGCAGTGGAAAGGCCTGGATGTCCGCTGCGAAGTCGCGGCCCTCGATTTCGGCTTCCATTCAATCATGACCACCATCCTCCACTTGACCCAAGTGAAGTCGGGTGAGATCCATGGCGCTGGAGAGCTGTACCTCCAGTCAGCCCGCCAGGAGCTCTCGGCACTGGTAAGTCTGTGTCGACCAAGCGATCACCAAAGAACTGCTGCCTTTCTGCACTGGTTAGTTTGCTCATCCTACCAGTTTGGCGAGTCTAACACATCCTCAGGACTTTGCTGTACTATCCTCTGACCGCCTGCTTCGTCCTATTCTGCAACGCCGTCGCGACATCCCATCTAGGTGACTTTCACCTTTTAAAGACGGTCGCGAACTGCTTGATACAAAGCGGGACAGTCAGTCAGCCAATTGCCACACTGCAGCGACTATTCCATGAATTTGTCTTGCTATCCCAGACCTTCATCAGTGGACCAGGCTCAATGGCGCCTGTAGATGACGGAGTTCTCGAGAAGCGATCCAACCTCACACAAGAGCCCACTCCCCCTTGTAGCTCACTGTCCCTGTACGGGATAGACTCTGCACCTGGACAGGAGACGACGTTATCAGGCGCAGACGACTATTTCTACAGTTCGTCATCTTCTGTGTTCGATCAGATGCTGTCTCCAGGCGAGCTGGCATTCCTCAATGGATCGCATTCCGAAGGGAATCTCGCTAGTGAGATGTATGGCTATCAGCAATGTAATTTATGGTCCAGTTGAGGTAATATATTGAGGTAATATAGAGTACTGGGTGTCATCTGGGTGTCAAGTGTGGATTTATCTGCTTGGGGAAAGCTAGTTGAGATATATGGCTTCGTGGGCTAGacatctttatatatatgCACGCTTACAGGATATGCTCTATAGATCCTGGATATGAGAGTATTACACGTCTCCCCAAAACAGTACACGATCCAAAAGTTGATACAGGCTGATTCTCTCAAACACGGGTGTATCTAGGCGAAATCATATCCTGAGGCAAAGAAGGCATTTGCATCGTTAATATACGCAACCCAACGCATAATAGAGTAGATCACTATTGAAGAGTAGGAAATCATCGGTATCTCAGCGACTCAATCATGAATTGATCAAAATGACGAGACGAAAGGAACATCGAACGAGGACAACTGCCTATTCCTGTGCAACATGATCGGACGACTGCCGAGCGCTGTTAACCAACCGACTCGCCAGCCTTTGGCTGTCTTCTTCCTAGTCACTACTAGTATATTCGAGAGCTATACTATGTCTTTCGAATCGTTTCCACCGACTGCGTCATATTAGGCGGCCATCATGTTGGATGTCAGCCCCGCCATGTCAGCCTTGTCTGACCAACGTTACAAAACCAGAATCCCGTCTTCAGTGGACTATCATCAAGACCGACACCAGTGATTCTCCTTGTTTTCTCACCCACCCCTCAGAATTTCATAACCCACTGGGCCAGCATCGACATGTCCACCCCGGACGTCGTGACCGGCAGCTGCCTCTGCCAGAAAGTCCGCTACAAAGTGACCGGCGCGCCCCTAACCACCATCATCTGCCACTGTGACAGCTGTCGCAAAAGCACCGGGTCAGCCTTCATGGCAAATAGCTTCTATCTGAAAACCGTACGTGATGGTTTCCTCCCGCCCCGGAATGGCTGCAAGCCAAGCTAAACCCGCCGATAGCAACTACAGGTTCTCGCAGGAGAAGAGGTCCTGAGAGTGTACCACGACAGGGGCACGGGGTCGGGGAAGCCGCAGTCGAGGTCGTTCTGCTCGAACTGCGGCTCGCCGTTGTTTATCAGCAGCGAGTCCATAGACCCTGCTGCGGTGACTGTCACCTCGGGGACTATGGATCTGGGGCCTGCGAGGAGCGAGTGGGCGCCCGCGATGGAGGTCTTCTGTACGAGGCGGAGAGAGTGGCTTGCACCGGTAGAGGGGACGGAGAAGCATGATACTATGATGTAACTACCCTTGGAGATGGGTTCATTGCAGTGGATCCTGCAAGCAGACGCAACGCGACGATCAAAGATCGGGTCCGTCTGGGTCCCGGCAACGGATATATGGATATTGAGAGCTGGGGGACGGGGACTGGCCACCGTCGCGGCTGCGATATCGCACCGCATTTGACAGCTGAAAGGAACTCTTGTCTCCAGTAAAGGGGCCATTAGTGGCCTCATATAAATAGCTGCGTAAGCCGTTACAAGGCGAAATCAGCCCTTCAAGGTCCCGCTCGCCAAGTCGACTGAATGTGAAGAGACGAGGAGTCGTGAGATTCGGGAGGGAGGGAAATCGAGCCCGGGGCGAAACTTCCTTGAACCCAAGGGGCGCACGAAGGACGATTTGGGACTCAGTTCGGACGGGCCTGTCCAGCTGGAGATCATCATTTCGAAGGAAATTACGGGTGGTTAGCGTATGGGTCTAGCAAGACGGCGAAATCTACATGAGTAACCAGATTGAGCATTTGTTTGGGGATAAGGGACTCAGGTGGAGTAGACTGCACCCTGTTGCTGCTATTTGCAAGTCGATTTTCACCGTTTAGACCATAGGAGCAGCAGGGAGAAACACAATGAGACACTTTGGTTCTACTTCGATAGTAACTCGCAACGTAGTCTTGCATTTCACGACTTATACGAGCCTTCCCTGCTTCAGAGGAGGTCATACAGAATGACTATCCTCTCTCACGGAAGAACCACTGCCGCTTCGCATCCTCCTCAGACATATGCtccatcttcgtcttcacAAACCGGCGATACAGTTTATCATGCCTCGCCTGGATCTCCTCAAAGTCCACGCCAGACGGCACCCACCCGCCATCATTCGAccggagaagctgctgcgTATGCTCCCGCAGTTTTAGCCAGCCCTCGTACTCGGCCATCTGGTGCTCGTGCTCTGCCACCTCCGCCGCGGTGAACCGGTACGGACACTCCTGACTCACCTGTAAACGCGCCCAGTGCTGCGAGAGCTTGAGCAGGCAGTCGCGTACGGGCAGAATCCCGTCGCGGTAGGTGAAGGggcaggagatgaagaggcgGCGGATGGCGGCGTCGGGTTCGGTGAGAGCCAGGTACGATTCCAGATGGGACTTGAGGAGCGCGGCCTCGTAGCACTTGGCGCGAAGGGCCGCGTCCTGCGCTTGTTGCGTGTTGTCGTTGTCGGTGGGCGGGCGTTCCGGGTTGGGCGTGCCGGGTTGGTAGCCTTCCGGCGGAGCGAGGAACAGCGGCCAGCGAACCTGCGTGAAGCGTGGAAGGATGCAGGTGAATTGCCAGTCGATGacgccgacgatgacggtGGGGTCGTCGGCGGAGACGAAGATGTTGCCTGGGTGAAAGTCGGGGTGGCGAAGGACGGGCTCAGTGTGCCGGCGAATCGGGACGGCTTCTGTGAGGATCGGCATCACTTGCATGACAGTCTCGAGGACGCGGATGTGCTCCTCGGGAGTGCCGTAGTGCGGGCCCCGGCCAGCGTAGGAGGTCTTGTAGTTGCGGACTTGGCAGATGCCTTGGTGGGCGAGATCGCGGCCGAGCTCGGCGAGGGTTCTCCCTATCGCTGTTCAGTAGAACTCCAGCCAAAGCAGATCGCGGAGGAGGACGGACAGGGCCCCGAGTACTTTGCATAGTCGTCTGCATTTGCCGCGAATCCACCTGGCCAGGAGCCGTGGTACATCGGCCCGAGGCAGTACGTGTCATCCACGTCGATGGTGCGGCCGGGTTGTTGCAGCGCCGGGGGGAGGGCGTTTCGCAGATACAAGGCACCGTAGCCCGGAAACTGCGTGGCTGCCAGCTTACTTTCGAGCGAGGCAAAGTTGCGGATCAGCTTCACGCGCTCGTGTTCGGCAAGGGTGTCCCACGCCTTGGTGAGCAGCTCACCGACGCTCGGCTCCAGGACGATGTATTCGGAACGGACGGGGTTGGAGTCGTCTGCGCACCAGGCGAGGACGTCCGACACAGGCGTGGTCGAGTGCGATTTGACTGCGCTCGGGGTCAGCCATCGCCCGGCCTCACGGAGACAAGACGAGATACCTACCGAAGTCCAAGACGGCCACCTCGGACGCGGTCCCGTACCATCGAGGGACGATATTCCGACAGGGAATCTTGGCCAGGATGTTCGTCCCATTTTCGGCGGTCATCAACAGCGCCTTGTTGTACCCgccctccttcttctcgatgcGGGTAATGGGCGAGCCGGCCACGCGAGGCAACGCGGAGACCATGCGGCAGAGTTCGCGGATGTCAAAGGGCGAGTACCGTTTCGCCCGCTCGTATCCTTCGTTCACGAGGAAGCGGCCCTTGCTGTACCCGAACAGATCTTTTTCCGTCGCTGGTTTGCCTGGCATCTATCAGTCGGGGGGGATATGCGGGGAGGTGGAGGGGTGTCATACCATTGGCATAGAGGGATAatcctcgtcgatgagggGATGCAAATCTGTATCCAAGGGAGACACAGCGATGCGGGCTGAATCTGCCCATTCTGAGCTGTTATTGTCATTGCTTTTGATGTCCCGACAGGATCGTTTGGAGATAGGGGCCCGACGACGTCATGGTTGTGCCAGCGTCACGACATCGGACCGCGCTCGTGGTCCATCTGGTCCCGATGTCTTCTCTCGAGTGCATTAGAAGACTATTTCCTAAGTATCCAGGGCATTGCATTCACTTTGGTGATGTAAATCCAAGCGACCGACCGTAGCTTCACTTCTATCCAGGCTACAACCGCATGGTCACCGACGGGAGAACCCAAAGTCCAGGCGATTGGTGCCACAATGAagccaagaccaaggagATGAATGATCAGAACGGTCTGGACAGGGATCATTGCAGATCGGTCATGATACACGTGTCGTGGAGTTCCACCCTATCTCAGCCTaaacgaggacgaggaagcgcCCCGAAGAAGAGTGGAGTGGAATACGAGACGGGTTCTGGAAACCCACCGTAGTAGTCACTATGCTATTTCATTGTGTCAAATGGACTCGATTCTATCGAGAATAGACTACAGAAAGGTGCCTAAGAGTCCAAGCCACATGCTACCTCGGAAGTCGACTCCACCTCAGGGCAGGCAGGACTGATCTGCCCCTGAATGAGTTTATCCACCGGATGTCTCCCATAAAAGGGTTCCGCATCAAATCGGCGAGAGTTTACCGGTCCGGCGACTTGCGAGTTTACCACAAGCTATTGTGAATGCTAGCCAGCTAGGGATATTGCTGGACGAGGATCCAACGGTCACGGTAATGATGATCAGCACGTGGCTACGGAGTTATTGCTCGAAGAACATGACCGTGACGCTAAGGAGGATAAAAAAAGATGATAAGAAATGATCCCGATGATTGAAGAATCGATATGGCCTGGATGCTTATGTTTATGGCTTGTTTAGAAGCAGAATGGCTTGTGCCGGATCAGTTAGTCGACATCCACAAGACAGGGATACGCACTTCTGCAGAGACTGGGAATGCCATCTTGCAAGGATCAGAAAGCCCATGACTCAGTCTCGACTCCTGCAGAAGACATGGTGAGACGCAGTGGAGCATTTAGCCATGTTTAGTTATTTAGTGTTAGGGCGAACCCCGTCGTTGTCTTTGCCACGGGGAAGGGCAATGCATTTCCCACATACGGGATGGATCCCGGCCGCTGTACAAAGTACTCAGAGCATTGCACTGTTGCAGTTAGTGGAATGGAGGGCGAATTCATGCAAGTCCATACTGTGTACTGTGTAGTCGAGAATTGAGAATCTTAGGCTATAGTCTACTGTCTTCACAATACCAATGACGGGTCTGGCGCTGAAACAGCGACAGCAGCACTAAACGTTCAGTGCCCTCAATCTCCGACTTTGCCGCAAATGCATACTACCATTATGACGTTGCCATCTGCCAAAGTCCATAGTCATAGTCATAGTCATAATAATGCTCATCTTCGCAGATTGATCACGACTCCGGAGTAGACTTGCGTCATCTAGTCCTGATGAATCACCCCTGTCGCTTTCTAGGAACCAGAAACCTGCCGCTCAGGCCTTGCTCTCGAGTCGTCTTGAGGCACACAGTACGCATGAACTTACGGCCTCGACCGCTGTTGCTGGGTGTTTTATAGGCTGTCTGCATACTCCACCGTTAgtcagtactccgtagtctacTGGTTAACTAGTCTCCGACTGCGGAAAGCAAATGGAAATGGCAAGTGGCAATGtccatcacatcacatccCTACGTCTGGCACTGCCCGGAGCAGACTAGCAAAAACGGACTACGGGGAGGAGAAAACCCAAAATGCTGCTATCTGCCAAGTGCGCACGGTGAAGTCACTAAAAACTTTCTGGGCCACTAGGATACCGCTGTTCAAGGTTAAAAGTTCCAAAATAGGAGAGCAGTCACTCCTATTCTGTTTCCTTGGGTGGTGGCCCTTGACTCGGTATATATGAATGGCTGGATTTCCCCCTCCACTTGGCTCATCTCATCTCAATAGCAATAATACCTAGCAACATGCTTCAGCCAGCATGAGCACTACGAGCAAAGATGACCGCAGTCTCGAGGTCAAGGTCGTTGCGGCCGTGTTCATGGCCATAGCCTCGGTAACCGTGATCCTGCGATGCTATGTGCGATTATTCGTCGTCAAGGCGTTTGGCTGGGATGATGGCGCCATGGTCATTGCCATGGTATtccatccttctctcctctccttcctgaCCGTCTTCCAGAGACTGACCTGACATAGCTATGGTACCTCATGTTCTGCGGATGTATGATCGGGGGAGCCCGCTATGGCACGGGCAGGAGATTCGCTGATCTGACGGCCCATCGGCGCGTCACAGCCATGGAGGTATTTCCCCCTTTCCCCTCCTCATATCCATCCTATCGACATCAAATaatggaaagggaaaaaaaaaatagtaCTGGTGGCTCTGTGAAATCGCCTATTGCTGGGCCTCAGTCGGCTGCAAAGTATccgtctgcatcttcctaCGCCGCATCACCGTCAAACGCCTCCACATCTGGATCCTCTACTGCGTCATCGCACTCACAGCCATCGCCGGTTTGGCGTTTATGCTCATCATGCTGCTGCAGTGCCGGCCCATCGAGTACTTCTGGACCCGCACTGCGCTCGACCCCTCCATCCCGGGCTCCTGCATCGACATCcacatcgtcatcgccatgACCTACGTCTACAGCGCGTTTGCGGCGTTGTGTGATTTCACCGTGGGTATTCTGCCTATCTTCATGGTGCACAAGCTGCATATGCGCCGGCAGACCAAGATTGCGGTGATTGGGATTCTGAGCATGGCTTGCATGTATGTCCATTCATCACCCCAGTTGATTgctcccccccccctcttGCGACAGCAAAACTGACCACGATTGCAGTGCCTCCTCGGCCGTGATTATTCGTATCCCCTGGGTCCACACTTTTGCGGATCCAGACTTCCTCTGTAAGTTCCCATCCTCCTTCCGATCCGGATAGCGCTCTCTGCTAACTGGTGGCTGGGTAGATGCGACCGTCGAGATCGCGCTCTGGTCCAACATCGAGGTCGGCCTGGGGATTTCCGCCGGTAGTCTCGCGACCCTGCGTCCGCTGCTTCGCATGCTGCGCGGCTCCAGCACCACCGACGATTACATGTCCCCAATGCCGGGGAAGTCGTCCTCGCGCCGCCTCGGGCCGAGTCGTGATCGCCCCGTGCCGCTGGGATCGTTGGATACGGATGCCGGAGGTCGGTTCCGCCCGGATAAACTCGCCACGACGGTGACGACGGTGCATGCGCCGGAGAGTCCGTGGAGGGGGTCGAGCGAGAACAGCAGCGAGGAGCGCTTGAATTCCGAGCGGCCGGTGGCAGACGGCGGAGACATGGGACTGTCGGGCATCCACCGCACGTTCGAGGTGACGCAGACCTCCGAGGCCAAGTCGGCCAGCGTGAGAGAACATTTATAGTAATGCTATGATGAAAGTTTTCATTTGTCATTAAATTAAATTCAGCCTCAAATTTGCTATACTGTGTAGACATAATATGCAAACAAAGCAAGCAAGCTACGGATGCAAGAAACTATTGACCACCTCCGTAAAAGCCTGTGGCTGCTCCACCATCGGCAGATGACCCGCCTGGGGGATGATCTTCAGCTCCGCGCCCCCGTTGAGGTCactcgccatcttctgcattgTTTGCGGTAGCACTCCGTCGCCCTCGCCCGCCACAAACAGGCCCGGCACGCGCGCATCCGCCATCCGCTCCCGCACATCGTACGCACACAGCGCCTGCATGCCCTTGTGGAATCCCTCGAGGCTGTTGGCGCGCACCACCTCCTTGACCCGCGCCGCGACCTCCGGCTGCGTCTCGTACGTTGCGGGCACGAACCACCGCCGCGTGGTcgcctccgccagcttctcgccAATGATGGGTTCCTGCGTGTCAGGCGACACGGCCCCTTCGCTGGCGGCCATTGCGTGCCGGTCCGTCCATGCCTGGCGGTTCGATTCCGGCGCGGAGCTGTTGGTGTCGCAGGCGATGAACCGCGTCACACGCGCGGGGTACAGCAGTGCCGTGTTCAGCACCGTTACGCCGCCGAGGCTGACCCCGATGAGCGTCGCCTGCGGGATGCGGAGCGCGTCCAGCAGCGCGATGATGTCCGAGGCCAGGACGTCGACGGTGATGGGTGTCTCACCGCAgtcgcggcggcggccgCGTGTGAGGTAGCGTAGGATCCGGTAGTTTTGGTTTTGGGGGTTGGATAGGAAGGCATCCACAAAACCGTCCCAGATGCTCCAGTCGACCAGGATGGAGTTGCTCAGGACAATGACCGGGGCGGTGGGGTCCGTGCTGCCCTCGAGCCGGTAAGGGAGTGATACTCCGTCTTTGGTTGTCACGTATGACTCCACTGCAGGACGCGTGGGGGAGGGATACGTCCTCGTGCGGTTGTCATTGGAGTGCCAGGGCCCGACGACGTCCTTGGAGGCAAGGGAGGCGAGCTCGCGCGGAGCTGGTCCAAAGGTGTAAGCCCACTCGTAGATCCGGCGCTTCTTGCTGATGGCAATCTCGCTGATCCGCTTGCTCCAGGGGGTGTTCTTCGCAGCATTGTGCTCCGGGCCCTCGAGTCCGTTCTTTGCCGCGTACTCGTACAAGGAAAGGAACTCGCGAGGGGCGTTGGGGTCGATGGCTGCTGTGACGAAGCGGCGAGAGCGACGCCAGCCAGGCACGCGGGAGAGCATGCCGAAGTGCTCCTCGCGGTACCAGCGGTTGAGCTCGTCTTCTTGGTCCGCAGGGACGACAACAGACACGGCAATGAGAACGGAGCCAGCGGAGGCGGCGTCGGTTTCGTCCTCGAGAGGACGGTAGTCGGGGGCTTTTTGATCGTCCAACAGGTCGTAGAGTCGGCGATCGACGGCAATTTGAGCCATGGTGGCTTTCTCGCGGGGGGTCTTGATGCCGTCACCTCGGAGTGCCAGGTACGTCTCGCGGGTCAGCTCCACCATGTCGGTGATATCGTACAGAGCAACCCATTCCGGCTCGAGGCCATCCGCAGCTCTGTATCTGAAGCCATTGGTGATAAAGGGCAAGCGTAGACGCAACGGACCGTGTTCTGTGTTGTACCAGTCGTGGAATTGGGCCGCGGGGAGAGACGGGCGGGGTTGCATTGTGACGTAGAGCAGGCCGGGGGTCGCCATGTTGTTCTGTAAATAATCAACAATCAATGAGTAATTGTATGATGAAGAGCAAAGCAATACAACTGAAGACAAGAATGTTTTTTTATCTAAATGAAATTAGACTCACAGCACAGGCGCTCTATATTCAACCCCAGACCCCTCGGAAAGCACTCGACGCCGATCTCGACTGCCGACCGGAGACCCGATGTCTGGCAATGCCGCTGATGTTAGTCATCTCATGCCATCTTATCAAATACTGTCCTCACTCATTATAATCAAATGAAAATGAGTGAATTTGCATCATTTTCGGTCTTCGATGGATGGGATGatgagcagatgaagattgGATTCTCctgatgaggagaaaagggATAAATCAATCCAACCACGTGACTGTCGTAGCATCACAACCATTACATTGTTGCAGACACAGCACGTTCGATCCTTACTATTTGA contains:
- a CDS encoding transcription factor domain-containing protein; protein product: MGLSLLRKTASPHDTLFYTVCVNSMAYKFINCLLMDEDDGQLSQMLRERAAKYKRTAQNALRRIPLLTSPSLALLQATLCGIFLCQGSGETQLCCDLTRVACRVCVDLRLHAAANSQGVTEEEYFCVMWCYMLDRNYAWKLGRFDCFLSVVPGIDDTPVSELFSIYMELAHVQSVLIPFLNDESFSERETAGQSFSHVSPPSPQWKGLDVRCEVAALDFGFHSIMTTILHLTQVKSGEIHGAGELYLQSARQELSALVSLCRPSDHQRTAAFLHWTLLYYPLTACFVLFCNAVATSHLGDFHLLKTVANCLIQSGTVSQPIATLQRLFHEFVLLSQTFISGPGSMAPVDDGVLEKRSNLTQEPTPPCSSLSLYGIDSAPGQETTLSGADDYFYSSSSSVFDQMLSPGELAFLNGSHSEGNLASEMYGYQQCNLWSS
- a CDS encoding GFA family protein, whose protein sequence is MSTPDVVTGSCLCQKVRYKVTGAPLTTIICHCDSCRKSTGSAFMANSFYLKTQLQVLAGEEVLRVYHDRGTGSGKPQSRSFCSNCGSPLFISSESIDPAAVTVTSGTMDLGPARSEWAPAMEVFCTRRREWLAPVEGTEKHDTMM
- a CDS encoding phosphotransferase family protein; its protein translation is MGRFSPHRCVSLGYRFASPHRRGLSLYANGKPATEKDLFGYSKGRFLVNEGYERAKRYSPFDIRELCRMVSALPRVAGSPITRIEKKEGGYNKALLMTAENGTNILAKIPCRNIVPRWYGTASEVAVLDFVKSHSTTPVSDVLAWCADDSNPVRSEYIVLEPSVGELLTKAWDTLAEHERVKLIRNFASLESKLAATQFPGYGALYLRNALPPALQQPGRTIDVDDTYCLGPMYHGSWPGGFAANADDYAKYSGPWRTLAELGRDLAHQGICQVRNYKTSYAGRGPHYGTPEEHIRVLETVMQVMPILTEAVPIRRHTEPVLRHPDFHPGNIFVSADDPTVIVGVIDWQFTCILPRFTQVRWPLFLAPPEGYQPGTPNPERPPTDNDNTQQAQDAALRAKCYEAALLKSHLESYLALTEPDAAIRRLFISCPFTYRDGILPVRDCLLKLSQHWARLQVSQECPYRFTAAEVAEHEHQMAEYEGWLKLREHTQQLLRSNDGGWVPSGVDFEEIQARHDKLYRRFVKTKMEHMSEEDAKRQWFFRERG
- a CDS encoding putative integral membrane protein, producing the protein MSTTSKDDRSLEVKVVAAVFMAIASVTVILRCYVRLFVVKAFGWDDGAMVIAMLWYLMFCGCMIGGARYGTGRRFADLTAHRRVTAMEYWWLCEIAYCWASVGCKVSVCIFLRRITVKRLHIWILYCVIALTAIAGLAFMLIMLLQCRPIEYFWTRTALDPSIPGSCIDIHIVIAMTYVYSAFAALCDFTVGILPIFMVHKLHMRRQTKIAVIGILSMACIASSAVIIRIPWVHTFADPDFLYATVEIALWSNIEVGLGISAGSLATLRPLLRMLRGSSTTDDYMSPMPGKSSSRRLGPSRDRPVPLGSLDTDAGGRFRPDKLATTVTTVHAPESPWRGSSENSSEERLNSERPVADGGDMGLSGIHRTFEVTQTSEAKSASVREHL
- a CDS encoding putative alpha/beta hydrolase; this translates as MATPGLLYVTMQPRPSLPAAQFHDWYNTEHGPLRLRLPFITNGFRYRAADGLEPEWVALYDITDMVELTRETYLALRGDGIKTPREKATMAQIAVDRRLYDLLDDQKAPDYRPLEDETDAASAGSVLIAVSVVVPADQEDELNRWYREEHFGMLSRVPGWRRSRRFVTAAIDPNAPREFLSLYEYAAKNGLEGPEHNAAKNTPWSKRISEIAISKKRRIYEWAYTFGPAPRELASLASKDVVGPWHSNDNRTRTYPSPTRPAVESYVTTKDGVSLPYRLEGSTDPTAPVIVLSNSILVDWSIWDGFVDAFLSNPQNQNYRILRYLTRGRRRDCGETPITVDVLASDIIALLDALRIPQATLIGVSLGGVTVLNTALLYPARVTRFIACDTNSSAPESNRQAWTDRHAMAASEGAVSPDTQEPIIGEKLAEATTRRWFVPATYETQPEVAARVKEVVRANSLEGFHKGMQALCAYDVRERMADARVPGLFVAGEGDGVLPQTMQKMASDLNGGAELKIIPQAGHLPMVEQPQAFTEVVNSFLHP